Proteins from one Labrenzia sp. CE80 genomic window:
- a CDS encoding YeeE/YedE family protein, with product MTEFTPVMSLLGGVLIGIATVALMGIHGRIAGINGIVGDLLTSPTSSDWSWRAAFILGMIVSPIAISVATGDLPQITVPVGPLMLAVGGFLVGIGTSLGSGCTSGHGVCGMARFSARSIVATLTFMTTGLLTVYLTRHVIGG from the coding sequence ATGACCGAATTCACTCCAGTGATGTCGCTTCTGGGCGGCGTTCTCATCGGCATCGCGACGGTGGCCCTGATGGGAATTCATGGCCGGATTGCAGGCATCAACGGCATCGTTGGCGATCTGCTGACCTCGCCAACCTCCAGTGACTGGTCGTGGCGCGCTGCCTTCATTCTGGGAATGATCGTCTCGCCGATAGCAATCAGCGTTGCAACAGGTGATCTGCCTCAGATCACCGTTCCCGTCGGGCCCCTTATGCTTGCCGTTGGCGGGTTTCTCGTTGGTATCGGGACTTCGCTCGGATCCGGCTGTACCAGCGGCCACGGGGTCTGCGGCATGGCGCGATTCTCAGCGCGATCAATCGTCGCCACCTTGACCTTCATGACAACCGGCCTGTTGACCGTCTATCTCACACGTCATGTGATCGGAGGCTGA
- a CDS encoding DUF1176 domain-containing protein: protein MSKREFWKKAAYALGFAGLVYASGASSPAVADDDTYKIPLKLFGEFEIAGGLASCHYALWQHNRDPGSDKYAYLFYMPFDSDGAPQPARVEIGGGVLALDELLRDGEWIAGMAKNALYATQDRETRVHIEVLEAEDVGNHTRIDRATVYVVQSGKIPFQARARGTFGCAGLNAGDEESAAAPELPPVPAGGWAGPAGIPFGAPRMLADMSEVPAPLRQTMRDYASDDCDVDGSFAWAGARYVVNENYLLWEVPCTMGAYQGSSVFGVTQNPARDWAELLTLPNPPGLEGQQNYAAMSADVLPGQGIIKMTALSRGAGDCGVHQVHRLTDGPGEVLEFELLEYRDKYDCDGNATAPENWPLAYQSY, encoded by the coding sequence ATGAGCAAGAGAGAGTTTTGGAAGAAAGCCGCATACGCATTGGGTTTTGCAGGGCTGGTCTATGCGTCTGGCGCGTCATCACCAGCGGTGGCGGACGATGATACCTACAAAATTCCCTTGAAGCTGTTTGGCGAGTTTGAAATCGCAGGCGGGCTGGCCTCCTGCCACTATGCGCTTTGGCAGCACAACCGGGATCCGGGGTCCGATAAATACGCTTATCTTTTCTACATGCCCTTTGACTCTGACGGTGCCCCTCAGCCGGCACGGGTCGAGATTGGCGGGGGTGTCCTTGCGCTGGATGAGCTTCTACGCGACGGGGAGTGGATCGCCGGCATGGCGAAAAATGCCCTCTATGCCACGCAGGATCGCGAGACGCGGGTGCACATCGAGGTTCTTGAAGCTGAAGATGTGGGCAATCACACCCGGATTGATCGGGCCACGGTCTATGTGGTGCAATCCGGCAAGATTCCGTTCCAGGCCCGCGCGCGGGGCACGTTTGGCTGCGCCGGTCTGAACGCCGGGGACGAGGAGAGCGCGGCCGCTCCTGAACTGCCGCCTGTTCCGGCCGGTGGATGGGCCGGGCCGGCGGGAATTCCCTTTGGTGCGCCCAGGATGTTGGCTGACATGTCTGAAGTGCCGGCGCCTCTGCGCCAAACAATGCGGGACTATGCCAGCGACGACTGCGACGTCGACGGCTCATTTGCCTGGGCAGGTGCCCGCTATGTTGTTAACGAGAACTATTTGCTTTGGGAGGTTCCCTGCACGATGGGCGCCTACCAGGGATCGAGCGTTTTTGGCGTAACCCAGAACCCGGCGCGTGACTGGGCTGAGCTTCTAACCCTGCCCAACCCGCCGGGATTGGAAGGGCAGCAGAACTATGCGGCAATGAGTGCAGACGTTCTGCCCGGGCAGGGTATCATCAAGATGACCGCCTTGAGCCGCGGCGCTGGGGACTGCGGTGTCCATCAGGTTCACCGATTGACGGACGGCCCCGGAGAAGTCCTGGAGTTCGAACTTCTCGAGTATCGGGACAAATATGATTGCGACGGCAATGCTACCGCCCCCGAGAATTGGCCCTTGGCTTATCAGAGCTACTGA
- a CDS encoding bifunctional DedA family/phosphatase PAP2 family protein: protein MTDLLEQLVNFIGNNPSLAGVICFAAAMGEALFIIGLVVPSTVVLVGAGTFVGLGKLDGYSIFLWTTCGAIAGDAISYWFGYFYKDQVRKLWPLSRYSSLMDRGEAFFKEHGGKSVFIGRFVPGVKSVVPGIAGMVGMNATRFTIINVVSAFAWAIAHLGPGILAGTALSAIGEVSGRLALVLGGLLLIAFVTIMLGRWLILIILPLFPNTHSAIVGWFARRPDRVSQWIATTFDPQHPRSAGMLVSSLLLLVTMPLFFWFMGEVAPGEPMVRADVAILNLFESLRSPIGDHIMVAITTLGDGIVVALVTIAVALYLFARKAWRRATGFVIAMSGTAIFVPVFKALLERSRPIDLYTGADAFSFPSGHATLNTVLFGICAVLIAHDRSRWAKAGIFTITATYVIAIGFSRVYLGAHWTSDVLAGFLFGTAMVAAFAFVFGPIHNEKVGRMTLAAIVVGSLATFGSWHAVTNINTAMTTYEPRSERKLQTSNEWLAFGWARLPENRIELSGETKEPLVVQYAGEAAGFAQALEADGWKPAPKWSLTTASGFVVGQTPAEKLPALPRTQNGRQPALILIKNDDTQDPQSSRWILRLWPSHYQVLHQGSLLPLYTGSVLHEEILRPMGEFSGPKIDREEPSLADNPALLVDGAVARTRPDGTEVVLALEPSSSPVSSSDKPRANSRGR, encoded by the coding sequence TTGACTGATCTTCTGGAACAACTCGTCAACTTCATCGGGAACAATCCCTCCCTGGCCGGGGTCATTTGCTTTGCAGCGGCCATGGGTGAAGCGCTTTTCATCATCGGTCTCGTTGTCCCCAGCACGGTTGTTCTCGTCGGCGCCGGGACATTCGTCGGCCTAGGCAAGCTCGATGGCTACTCCATCTTCCTCTGGACGACCTGCGGTGCCATAGCGGGCGATGCCATTTCTTACTGGTTCGGCTACTTCTACAAAGATCAGGTCCGAAAACTCTGGCCCCTTTCGCGCTACTCAAGCCTGATGGATCGGGGCGAGGCCTTTTTCAAGGAACATGGCGGCAAGAGCGTTTTCATCGGCCGCTTCGTCCCAGGGGTCAAATCCGTGGTTCCCGGCATCGCCGGCATGGTCGGCATGAATGCCACGCGCTTCACCATCATCAACGTCGTTTCCGCCTTCGCATGGGCCATCGCCCATCTGGGGCCAGGCATACTGGCCGGAACTGCTCTGAGCGCCATCGGCGAAGTCAGTGGACGGCTTGCTCTTGTTCTCGGCGGCCTGCTGCTGATCGCCTTCGTCACCATCATGCTTGGACGCTGGCTGATCCTGATTATTCTGCCCTTGTTTCCAAACACGCATTCAGCCATCGTCGGCTGGTTTGCGCGGCGACCAGACCGGGTGTCGCAATGGATCGCGACGACCTTTGACCCGCAGCACCCACGCTCGGCGGGCATGCTGGTTTCGTCCCTGCTACTGCTGGTGACGATGCCGCTCTTCTTCTGGTTCATGGGCGAGGTAGCACCTGGCGAACCCATGGTTCGCGCTGATGTCGCTATCCTGAATTTATTCGAGAGCCTGCGCTCGCCGATCGGCGACCACATCATGGTTGCCATCACCACGCTTGGAGACGGGATCGTGGTCGCGCTGGTCACCATTGCCGTCGCGCTGTATCTGTTCGCGCGCAAGGCTTGGCGCAGGGCAACGGGCTTTGTCATTGCCATGAGCGGGACGGCGATTTTCGTTCCAGTCTTCAAAGCACTTCTGGAGCGCTCGCGTCCAATCGATCTCTATACGGGCGCGGATGCCTTCAGTTTCCCAAGCGGCCACGCAACGCTGAACACCGTGCTTTTTGGAATCTGTGCAGTTCTGATCGCCCATGATCGCAGCCGATGGGCCAAAGCCGGAATTTTCACGATCACAGCCACCTATGTGATCGCAATCGGCTTTTCCCGCGTCTACCTGGGTGCACACTGGACGTCAGACGTCCTGGCGGGTTTTCTCTTCGGCACCGCCATGGTCGCGGCCTTCGCATTTGTCTTTGGTCCGATCCACAACGAAAAGGTTGGCCGCATGACGCTGGCAGCGATTGTCGTTGGATCCCTCGCGACTTTCGGAAGCTGGCATGCGGTGACAAACATCAACACTGCCATGACAACCTATGAGCCGCGCAGTGAGCGCAAACTGCAGACCTCCAATGAGTGGCTGGCCTTCGGCTGGGCTCGCCTGCCGGAAAACCGCATCGAGCTAAGCGGGGAGACCAAAGAACCTCTCGTGGTTCAATATGCGGGCGAGGCGGCTGGATTTGCCCAGGCCCTGGAAGCGGACGGCTGGAAGCCGGCACCGAAATGGTCGCTCACGACCGCCTCAGGCTTTGTCGTAGGGCAAACACCTGCCGAGAAGCTGCCGGCTCTGCCGCGCACTCAAAACGGCAGGCAACCTGCGCTGATCCTGATCAAGAACGATGACACGCAAGATCCTCAGAGCAGCCGCTGGATCTTGCGCCTTTGGCCAAGCCACTATCAGGTGCTGCACCAGGGCTCGCTGTTGCCGCTCTACACCGGAAGCGTTTTGCACGAGGAAATCCTGCGGCCAATGGGCGAGTTTTCGGGCCCCAAGATTGACCGTGAGGAGCCCTCGCTGGCAGACAATCCGGCGCTGCTGGTAGACGGCGCAGTTGCCAGAACCAGACCGGACGGGACAGAGGTGGTGCTTGCTCTCGAGCCCTCCTCATCTCCTGTCAGTAGCTCTGATAAGCCAAGGGCCAATTCTCGGGGGCGGTAG
- the pap gene encoding polyphosphate:AMP phosphotransferase → MFESARLPQKMDKKTFRKLEPELREALLSAQLEVIEKKPFSTIIVVDGLDGAGKGESVARLYGWMDARHLICNAYGDPMEEARLRPRLWRFWRDLPAKGQTAVVFGSWYQKALRDRIYDKIDDDSFEHELGKIRRFEEMLANEGVLLLKFWFMLPREDQERRLKKIDKKHAARHVLADWAALKNHKKASEVGEKIIVETSRGHAPWFVIPSQDPEFRDAALAQTLAAAMRLKLEDGEAASVAAPPAVGGLTRQTAVDAIDLTAKLKKSDYEKKRTDLQDRLSAISDTKAFSKKGLILVFQGNDAAGKGGAIRRVIRPLDPRIYKVHPIAAPTDEEKARPYLWRFWRRVPRQGHIAIFDRSWYERVLVERVEGFAGHDDWLRAYNEINEFEEELTNSNYIVCKFWLAISAAEQLRRFKAREEIAYKQHKITDEDWRNRLKWDQYAVAAGDMVDRTSTHFAPWTLVSSEDKRHARVEVLQTICDRLENEL, encoded by the coding sequence ATGTTTGAGTCGGCAAGATTGCCTCAAAAGATGGACAAGAAGACATTCCGAAAACTCGAACCTGAACTCCGTGAAGCTTTGTTATCTGCTCAGCTGGAAGTCATTGAAAAGAAGCCGTTTTCCACGATCATTGTGGTGGATGGTCTCGATGGTGCCGGCAAGGGAGAGTCCGTTGCCCGCCTATACGGTTGGATGGATGCCCGCCATCTGATTTGCAACGCCTATGGCGATCCGATGGAAGAAGCGCGCCTGCGTCCCAGACTCTGGCGGTTCTGGCGCGACCTGCCAGCCAAGGGCCAGACAGCTGTTGTCTTCGGGAGCTGGTACCAAAAGGCCTTGCGCGATCGCATCTATGACAAGATTGATGATGACAGCTTCGAGCACGAGCTCGGAAAGATCCGGCGCTTCGAGGAAATGCTGGCAAATGAGGGCGTCTTGCTGCTGAAGTTCTGGTTCATGCTGCCTCGCGAAGACCAGGAACGGCGTCTGAAGAAAATCGATAAGAAGCATGCAGCACGCCATGTGCTGGCCGACTGGGCAGCGTTGAAGAACCACAAAAAGGCTTCGGAAGTCGGCGAGAAAATCATTGTCGAGACAAGCCGGGGTCATGCGCCCTGGTTCGTTATCCCGTCCCAGGATCCGGAGTTTCGGGACGCAGCCCTCGCCCAGACCCTTGCAGCTGCGATGCGGCTGAAGTTGGAAGATGGCGAGGCAGCTTCTGTTGCCGCGCCTCCCGCTGTTGGGGGCTTGACGCGGCAAACGGCTGTGGATGCCATTGACCTCACGGCGAAGTTGAAAAAGTCGGATTATGAGAAAAAGCGTACAGATCTTCAGGATCGACTGTCCGCGATCTCAGATACGAAAGCCTTCTCGAAGAAGGGGCTCATTCTCGTCTTCCAGGGCAATGATGCTGCGGGCAAAGGCGGCGCGATCCGGCGGGTGATCCGCCCACTGGATCCTCGGATCTACAAGGTGCATCCGATTGCTGCGCCGACGGACGAAGAAAAAGCCAGGCCCTATCTTTGGCGCTTTTGGCGGCGTGTTCCGCGCCAGGGCCATATCGCGATCTTCGACCGGTCTTGGTACGAGCGCGTCCTGGTGGAGCGGGTCGAGGGCTTTGCCGGTCATGATGACTGGTTGAGGGCCTACAATGAAATCAACGAGTTCGAGGAAGAACTGACAAACTCGAACTACATTGTCTGCAAATTCTGGCTGGCGATCAGCGCCGCGGAGCAGCTGCGGCGTTTCAAGGCCCGCGAGGAAATAGCCTACAAGCAGCACAAGATTACCGACGAGGATTGGCGAAACCGTCTCAAATGGGACCAATATGCCGTGGCGGCCGGCGATATGGTCGACCGGACATCAACCCATTTTGCGCCATGGACGCTCGTCTCTTCGGAAGACAAGCGCCATGCACGCGTTGAGGTGTTGCAGACGATCTGCGACAGGCTCGAGAACGAGCTCTAG
- a CDS encoding alanine--glyoxylate aminotransferase family protein: MTLRNGKEFLMIPGPTNVPDEVLRAMHRPAVDIYEGPLIETTDFCMSSLRKLFRSEGQPYIYAANGHGAWDAALSNTLNGGDKVLVLESGRFALGWGEAGEITGLEMEVLKGDWRLPVNPQAVEDRLRADTDREIKAVLVVQVDTASGAWNDIAAIRQAMTAAGHDALLMVDTIASLGCMPFEMDEWGVDIALTGSQKGLMTPPGLSFVLAGERAIKAHETADLRTNYMDWTFRNGPEHYEKYCGTPPEHLLFAFRAALELIEAEGLEQVWHRHALLAEATRKAIAVWAEGGVLDMNITDPNGRSDSVTVVRFKGADPAPLRAFTKEVCGVTVGGTIGDLAGQGIRIGHMGHVNAVMVLGTLSAIEMGLAKLDIPHGKGGVQAAIDYLSGAL; this comes from the coding sequence ATGACATTGCGAAACGGCAAGGAATTCCTGATGATTCCGGGTCCGACCAATGTGCCAGATGAAGTTCTTCGCGCCATGCACCGGCCGGCCGTCGACATCTACGAAGGTCCGTTGATTGAGACGACCGATTTTTGCATGAGCAGCTTACGCAAGCTTTTTCGCTCCGAGGGGCAGCCTTACATCTACGCAGCCAATGGCCATGGCGCCTGGGACGCCGCGCTCAGCAACACCTTGAACGGTGGCGACAAGGTCCTCGTGCTCGAGTCTGGCCGCTTTGCGCTTGGTTGGGGTGAAGCTGGCGAAATCACCGGCCTGGAAATGGAAGTCTTGAAGGGTGACTGGCGCCTTCCCGTCAATCCACAGGCCGTAGAAGACAGATTGCGCGCCGATACGGACCGCGAAATCAAGGCCGTTCTAGTTGTTCAGGTGGACACCGCATCTGGCGCCTGGAACGATATTGCCGCCATTCGGCAGGCCATGACCGCGGCTGGCCACGATGCGCTGCTCATGGTGGACACGATTGCCTCGCTCGGCTGCATGCCCTTCGAGATGGACGAATGGGGCGTCGACATTGCTCTCACCGGCTCGCAAAAAGGCCTGATGACACCGCCCGGCCTGTCATTCGTCTTGGCCGGTGAGCGGGCAATCAAGGCGCATGAAACAGCGGATCTGCGAACCAACTACATGGACTGGACCTTCCGCAATGGTCCGGAACATTATGAAAAATACTGTGGCACGCCTCCGGAGCACCTTCTGTTCGCCTTCCGGGCCGCACTCGAATTGATTGAGGCCGAAGGCCTCGAGCAGGTCTGGCATCGCCATGCACTTCTTGCGGAGGCGACGCGAAAAGCCATTGCTGTCTGGGCGGAAGGTGGCGTTCTCGACATGAACATCACTGATCCGAATGGCCGATCAGACAGCGTGACCGTCGTGCGCTTCAAGGGCGCGGACCCCGCTCCCTTGCGCGCCTTTACCAAGGAAGTCTGCGGGGTCACTGTCGGCGGCACCATCGGCGACCTCGCAGGTCAGGGCATCCGCATCGGCCACATGGGACATGTAAACGCGGTCATGGTGCTCGGTACCTTGTCTGCAATCGAGATGGGCCTTGCAAAGCTCGACATCCCACATGGCAAAGGCGGCGTTCAGGCCGCGATAGACTATCTGTCCGGCGCGCTCTAG
- the mgrA gene encoding L-glyceraldehyde 3-phosphate reductase — protein sequence MSYSPATSRYDAMIYNRCGRSGLKLSALSLGLWHNFGGDTARETGRALCRTAFDLGITHFDLANNYGPPPGSAEEAFGDILRNDFHGLRDELVISTKAGYRMWPGPYGEWGSRKYLLSSLDQSLTRMGIDYVDIFYSHRVDPETPLEETMGALDSAVRQGKALYVGISSYNSARTREAARILKELGTPCIIHQPSYSMINRWVEDDGLLDTLDDEGIGSIAFTPLAQGMLTSKYLKGVPEGSRLTAGKSLKPDMISEEKVERLRGLAAIADARGQTLAQMAIAWVLRGGRVTSALIGASRPDQIVDCVGSLENREFSSAELVEIDRLSANFDVNLWALSSNS from the coding sequence ATGAGTTACAGTCCAGCCACGTCTCGCTACGACGCAATGATCTACAATCGCTGCGGCAGGAGCGGTCTTAAGCTGTCAGCCCTTTCACTGGGACTCTGGCATAATTTCGGCGGTGATACGGCGCGTGAAACAGGGCGCGCCCTTTGTCGGACCGCTTTCGATCTCGGCATCACACACTTCGACCTTGCAAACAACTACGGCCCGCCTCCCGGGTCCGCCGAAGAAGCCTTTGGCGATATTCTGCGCAATGATTTTCACGGCCTTCGGGATGAACTAGTCATCTCGACCAAGGCCGGCTACCGCATGTGGCCCGGTCCCTATGGTGAATGGGGCAGCCGCAAATATCTTCTCTCCAGCCTCGACCAGAGTCTCACCCGGATGGGCATCGACTATGTCGATATTTTCTACTCCCACCGGGTCGACCCTGAAACGCCTCTGGAAGAGACGATGGGTGCGCTCGACAGTGCAGTCCGGCAAGGCAAGGCGCTGTACGTCGGCATTTCCTCCTACAACTCGGCGCGCACCCGTGAGGCAGCCCGGATTTTGAAGGAACTGGGCACACCCTGCATCATTCATCAGCCAAGCTATTCGATGATCAACCGGTGGGTTGAAGACGACGGATTGCTCGACACGCTGGACGATGAAGGCATCGGTTCCATTGCCTTCACGCCGCTGGCCCAGGGCATGCTGACGTCCAAATACCTGAAGGGAGTTCCGGAAGGCAGCCGCCTGACAGCCGGCAAGTCCCTCAAGCCGGATATGATCAGCGAGGAGAAAGTAGAGCGTCTCAGGGGCCTTGCGGCCATCGCCGATGCGCGCGGCCAGACGCTTGCGCAAATGGCCATTGCCTGGGTTCTGCGCGGCGGCCGCGTGACCTCGGCGTTGATCGGTGCAAGCCGTCCCGATCAGATCGTCGACTGTGTCGGCTCGCTGGAAAACCGCGAATTTTCCAGTGCAGAGCTGGTCGAGATCGACCGGCTGTCGGCTAATTTTGATGTCAACCTTTGGGCACTCAGCTCCAACTCCTGA
- a CDS encoding N-formylglutamate amidohydrolase, with translation MIIVEKGESPLILCLPHTGIDVPPAVEKRFSATGRLQADISWRLEQVLDLARELDATIIRSTISRYVIDVDRPADQTEDPGISPRENLCPLSTLDLKRIYQADEEPGPIEIEQRTLLFYHPFHQALEEQIGRLRRLHDEVVLFDCQSMRSRIRGFVEGELPVINIGTADGQSCSEGLRSTFAGSFTGLSGFSVAVDEVLGGSYITEKYGVPADGLHSLTLVIAQRVYLRHESPPFEPDKARIARLKTALVDGFSRVIDWTKSDSHLATPNELLQPSVGEASLADAEELSPQEGDNTKWTPYPLVAE, from the coding sequence ATGATCATAGTCGAAAAAGGCGAAAGCCCGCTGATCCTTTGCTTGCCGCATACAGGGATCGACGTTCCGCCTGCTGTCGAGAAGCGATTCAGCGCGACCGGCCGCCTCCAGGCGGATATATCGTGGCGGCTGGAGCAGGTGCTGGATCTCGCGCGCGAACTGGATGCAACGATCATCCGGTCGACGATTTCAAGATATGTGATTGATGTGGACCGGCCGGCCGATCAAACGGAAGATCCGGGTATCTCGCCGCGCGAAAACCTGTGTCCACTCTCGACCCTTGACCTCAAACGGATTTACCAGGCGGATGAGGAGCCCGGACCGATTGAGATCGAGCAACGAACACTCCTGTTCTATCATCCCTTTCATCAGGCGCTTGAGGAGCAGATTGGCCGACTAAGACGTCTGCATGACGAAGTTGTTCTATTTGATTGCCAGTCAATGCGCTCCCGCATTCGCGGTTTTGTCGAAGGTGAGCTGCCGGTCATCAACATAGGCACGGCCGACGGTCAATCCTGTTCTGAAGGGCTAAGGAGCACTTTTGCCGGTTCATTTACCGGGTTGAGTGGGTTTTCGGTGGCCGTCGACGAGGTTCTGGGTGGCAGCTATATCACTGAGAAATACGGCGTTCCTGCCGATGGTCTGCACTCTTTGACCCTCGTGATTGCACAGCGCGTCTATCTACGTCACGAGTCGCCGCCGTTTGAACCGGACAAGGCGCGTATCGCGCGGCTGAAGACTGCCTTGGTCGATGGGTTTTCGCGGGTCATCGACTGGACGAAATCTGACAGCCATTTGGCGACCCCGAATGAGCTGCTGCAGCCCAGCGTTGGCGAAGCTTCTTTGGCAGATGCCGAAGAGCTGTCTCCCCAAGAGGGAGACAACACCAAGTGGACTCCTTATCCGCTTGTCGCCGAGTAG
- a CDS encoding FAD-binding oxidoreductase, with protein sequence MNTRSADVVIVGGAVIGSSIACQLAQRDDFTGHIVVLEADPTYQICASARSAASIRQQFSSAINIEISLFGISYLRTIGENLEVDGEHPVIDLHEGGYLFLATPDKRDLLQQNHALQSELGADIGFFDVAGLTRRFPWLETSDLAAGCHGLTGEGWFDGYGLMQAFRKKARSLGVTYLPAKAERLCKNGDGWSIELGTGQTISAGAVVNAAGASGGAELCRQAGLDVPIHSRKRCVFSFDCRETLPNFPLLIDPNGTYVRPEGQGYICGVSPADQDDVDSDDFNVDHALFDEHIWPTLAERVPAFEAIRPGNAWAGHYDMNLFDHNAFVGAVSGLDNFYLALGFSGHGLQQSPAVGRGLAELITTGGYQTLDLAPLGLDRLEKNAPLLERNVV encoded by the coding sequence ATGAACACAAGATCTGCAGATGTTGTCATTGTCGGCGGCGCGGTCATAGGCTCCTCCATCGCCTGCCAACTCGCCCAGCGCGACGACTTTACCGGACACATTGTCGTTCTGGAGGCCGATCCGACCTATCAGATTTGCGCGTCGGCTCGCTCGGCAGCCTCGATCCGACAACAGTTCTCCAGTGCCATCAATATCGAGATTTCGCTTTTCGGCATCTCATACCTGCGGACAATCGGAGAGAACCTTGAGGTCGATGGCGAACACCCCGTCATTGACCTTCATGAAGGCGGATATCTGTTTCTCGCGACTCCGGACAAGCGCGACCTGCTTCAACAAAATCACGCTCTGCAGTCAGAGCTCGGTGCAGATATCGGGTTTTTCGATGTCGCTGGACTGACGCGACGGTTTCCATGGCTCGAGACCTCTGACCTCGCCGCTGGCTGCCACGGCCTGACGGGCGAAGGCTGGTTCGATGGCTACGGTTTGATGCAGGCGTTTCGGAAGAAAGCACGCTCCCTTGGCGTGACCTACCTGCCCGCCAAGGCGGAGCGGCTTTGCAAGAACGGCGATGGCTGGTCAATTGAGCTCGGCACCGGCCAGACGATTTCCGCCGGTGCTGTCGTCAATGCGGCCGGCGCATCAGGTGGCGCGGAACTTTGCCGCCAGGCCGGTCTGGACGTGCCGATACATTCCAGGAAACGCTGTGTTTTCAGTTTCGATTGCCGGGAAACCCTGCCCAACTTCCCGCTGCTGATCGACCCGAACGGCACCTACGTCCGGCCAGAGGGACAGGGCTACATTTGCGGCGTCTCGCCCGCCGATCAAGATGACGTCGACAGTGACGACTTCAATGTCGACCATGCCCTGTTCGACGAGCATATCTGGCCCACACTGGCCGAAAGGGTGCCGGCATTTGAAGCCATTCGGCCGGGGAACGCCTGGGCCGGCCATTACGACATGAATCTCTTTGACCACAATGCCTTTGTCGGCGCAGTCTCGGGCCTTGATAACTTCTATCTAGCACTCGGCTTTTCCGGCCACGGATTGCAACAGTCACCCGCCGTCGGGCGAGGGCTAGCGGAACTGATCACAACAGGCGGATACCAAACGCTCGATCTTGCGCCACTTGGGTTGGATCGCCTCGAAAAGAACGCACCCCTGCTTGAACGCAATGTGGTTTGA
- a CDS encoding acyl-CoA dehydrogenase, translating to MNASATTKSAPAGGGTFDWQDPFQLREQLGEDEALIMDSARSYAQERLLPRVIEAYREEKTDREIFNEMGELGLLGVTLPDEYGGAGASYVAYGLVAREVERIDSGYRSMMSVQSSLVMYPIYAYGSEEQRKNYLPKLATGEFVGCFGLTEPDAGSDPAGMRTRAEKIDGGYKLTGSKMWISNSPIADVFVVWAKSEAHDGAIRGFVLEKGMKGLSAPKIGGKLSLRASITGEIVMDNVEVCEDALLPNVSGLKGPFGCLNRARYGIAWGSMGAAEDCWTRARQYGLEREQFGRPLAQTQLFQKKLADMQTEITLGLQAALRVGQLFDAGKVAPEMISLIKRNNCGKALDIARVARDMHGGNGISEEYHVMRHAQNLETVNTYEGTHDVHALILGRAQTGLQAFF from the coding sequence ATGAACGCATCAGCAACCACAAAATCCGCCCCTGCCGGCGGCGGAACCTTTGACTGGCAGGACCCGTTTCAACTGCGAGAGCAGTTGGGCGAAGATGAAGCGCTGATCATGGACAGCGCCCGGTCCTATGCTCAGGAGAGGCTTCTGCCGCGCGTCATCGAGGCCTACCGTGAAGAGAAAACAGACCGCGAAATCTTCAACGAGATGGGTGAACTCGGGCTGCTTGGCGTCACCTTGCCGGATGAATACGGCGGTGCCGGTGCTTCCTACGTCGCCTATGGGCTCGTAGCGCGTGAAGTCGAGCGCATCGATTCCGGCTACCGGTCCATGATGAGCGTTCAATCCTCACTGGTGATGTATCCGATCTATGCCTATGGATCCGAAGAGCAGCGCAAGAATTATCTGCCGAAGCTCGCCACCGGTGAATTTGTCGGCTGTTTTGGCCTGACCGAGCCCGATGCCGGATCAGACCCTGCCGGTATGCGCACCCGCGCTGAGAAAATCGACGGCGGTTACAAGCTGACCGGTTCCAAGATGTGGATTTCGAACTCGCCGATTGCCGACGTTTTCGTCGTTTGGGCGAAGTCCGAAGCTCATGATGGTGCAATCCGGGGTTTCGTGCTGGAAAAAGGCATGAAGGGTCTGTCCGCACCGAAAATTGGCGGCAAACTGTCCCTGCGTGCGTCGATTACCGGCGAGATCGTTATGGACAACGTAGAGGTCTGTGAAGACGCGCTGCTACCGAATGTTTCCGGACTCAAGGGGCCGTTTGGCTGTCTCAACCGCGCCCGCTACGGAATTGCCTGGGGCTCCATGGGAGCTGCCGAAGACTGCTGGACACGTGCGCGCCAATATGGCCTCGAGCGCGAACAGTTTGGTCGTCCACTGGCCCAAACCCAGTTGTTCCAAAAGAAGCTCGCGGACATGCAAACCGAGATCACTCTTGGCCTTCAGGCAGCGCTGCGGGTCGGCCAACTGTTCGACGCCGGCAAAGTCGCCCCGGAAATGATCTCGCTAATCAAGCGGAACAATTGCGGCAAGGCGCTGGATATCGCCCGCGTTGCCCGCGATATGCACGGTGGCAACGGGATTTCCGAAGAGTATCACGTGATGCGTCATGCCCAGAATCTGGAGACGGTCAACACATATGAGGGCACGCATGATGTTCATGCTCTGATCCTCGGCCGCGCCCAAACCGGCCTTCAGGCATTCTTTTAG